A part of Halobacillus shinanisalinarum genomic DNA contains:
- a CDS encoding N-acetylmannosamine-6-phosphate 2-epimerase, whose amino-acid sequence MCIMEQLNKKLIVSCQALEDEPLHDAYIMSKMALAAKQGGASGIRANTVVDIQAIKQEVDLPMIGIIKKDFPESDVYITPTIHEVDELYQEGVDVIAFDATKQERPDGKSFLEFFSEVKAKYPEQLFMADVSTLEEGIQAEEAGVDIVAPTLAGYTSYSKGTVPLELVQRLVGNLSIPVIAEGNFDTPEKARQALDSGAHAVVVGSAITRPQVITEKFAEAVKEKTYE is encoded by the coding sequence ATGTGTATTATGGAGCAACTCAACAAGAAGTTAATTGTGTCCTGTCAGGCTCTAGAGGATGAGCCGCTGCATGACGCGTATATCATGAGCAAGATGGCGTTAGCAGCGAAACAGGGCGGGGCTTCGGGCATTCGGGCCAATACCGTGGTTGATATTCAAGCGATTAAACAGGAAGTGGACCTTCCGATGATCGGGATTATCAAAAAGGACTTTCCTGAAAGTGATGTGTATATTACACCAACGATTCATGAGGTGGATGAACTCTATCAGGAGGGCGTGGATGTTATTGCGTTTGACGCAACGAAGCAGGAACGGCCTGACGGGAAGAGCTTCCTGGAGTTCTTTTCTGAAGTGAAGGCGAAGTACCCGGAACAATTATTTATGGCAGATGTTTCTACCCTTGAGGAAGGGATCCAGGCAGAAGAGGCTGGGGTCGATATTGTAGCCCCAACACTTGCTGGGTACACTTCCTATTCAAAAGGGACCGTGCCGTTGGAATTAGTTCAACGGCTAGTGGGGAATCTATCCATTCCGGTTATTGCCGAGGGGAATTTTGACACACCTGAGAAGGCTAGGCAGGCTCTTGATTCAGGGGCGCATGCCGTTGTCGTTGGAAGTGCGATTACTCGGCCGCAAGTGATTACAGAAAAGTTTGCTGAAGCTGTGAAAGAAAAAACTTATGAATAG
- a CDS encoding YjiH family protein codes for MEPKRSTLMQEEPAVKRADMLKFIIPSLLGIVLFLVPIPFNGKITIGVGVFAETFQAALEGYLVETMTGVLVLSAVLALFAKLAKPAFIVDRPFLKGMFDIGWGWVITRLLGAVFAILTLFQMGPNVIQSDLTGGTVLHSLIPVLTTWFLFAGFLMPLLMDFGLMDFFGTMCRKVMRPLFNVPGRSSIDALASWMGAGTVGVLITTQQYESGYYTKREAAVIATNFSINSIAFSLVVISFIGLEDMFVPFYLTVAFSSLVAAIICPRIPPLSRKENTYYEGTGKQISEDMPNGVTQFQWGFQKAVEKASSIRSSGQIVKNGLKTVADIYFGLIPLVMALGTLALIIAEFTPIFDYISYPLVPILEFMQIPQAAEAAPAMLVGFADMFLPAVIGAGIEAEITKFVIACVSLTQLIYMSEIGMLLIKSKIPITVGELLIIFLQRTVITLPIIVIIAHIIF; via the coding sequence ATGGAACCGAAGAGAAGTACCTTGATGCAAGAAGAACCTGCAGTAAAGCGTGCGGATATGTTGAAATTCATTATTCCATCGCTGCTCGGGATCGTTCTGTTTCTTGTTCCGATTCCGTTTAATGGAAAGATCACGATAGGAGTCGGTGTGTTTGCGGAGACGTTTCAGGCGGCATTAGAAGGATATCTTGTTGAAACAATGACGGGTGTGCTTGTGCTTTCTGCCGTTCTGGCTCTTTTCGCGAAGCTTGCAAAGCCAGCGTTTATTGTGGACAGGCCCTTTTTGAAAGGGATGTTTGACATTGGCTGGGGCTGGGTAATTACCCGTTTATTAGGGGCAGTCTTTGCGATTTTAACGCTTTTCCAAATGGGTCCGAACGTCATTCAATCGGATCTTACCGGGGGAACGGTTTTACACTCACTGATCCCCGTATTGACGACCTGGTTTTTGTTTGCTGGCTTTTTGATGCCGTTGTTAATGGACTTCGGATTAATGGATTTTTTCGGTACCATGTGTAGAAAAGTGATGAGACCGTTGTTCAATGTTCCAGGACGTTCCTCGATTGATGCCCTTGCTTCATGGATGGGCGCAGGAACAGTCGGAGTGTTGATTACCACTCAACAATACGAGAGCGGCTATTATACAAAACGGGAAGCAGCGGTGATCGCAACGAACTTCTCGATCAATTCAATTGCTTTTAGTCTAGTTGTGATCAGTTTTATCGGACTGGAAGATATGTTTGTTCCTTTCTATCTTACAGTGGCGTTCTCAAGTCTAGTAGCGGCTATTATTTGCCCGCGCATTCCTCCTCTTTCTAGAAAAGAGAACACGTATTATGAAGGGACGGGTAAGCAAATTTCAGAAGATATGCCAAACGGTGTGACGCAGTTCCAATGGGGTTTTCAAAAAGCTGTGGAGAAAGCTTCCTCGATTCGTAGCAGCGGTCAAATTGTGAAGAACGGTTTGAAAACCGTGGCGGATATCTACTTCGGCTTGATTCCCCTTGTCATGGCACTCGGTACGCTAGCCTTAATCATTGCTGAATTCACACCGATCTTTGATTATATTTCCTATCCACTCGTACCGATTCTCGAATTCATGCAAATCCCTCAAGCCGCCGAGGCCGCACCGGCGATGCTCGTTGGGTTTGCCGACATGTTCTTGCCGGCCGTTATCGGTGCCGGTATTGAAGCGGAAATCACGAAATTCGTAATCGCCTGTGTCTCATTAACCCAGTTAATCTACATGTCTGAAATTGGGATGTTATTGATCAAATCGAAAATTCCGATTACCGTCGGCGAACTGTTGATTATCTTTTTACAGCGAACGGTTATTACATTGCCGATCATCGTCATCATTGCTCACATTATTTTTTAA
- a CDS encoding sodium:solute symporter codes for MTGTFAAIDYVILIAYLLFILYVGMAVAKKGMKGKEFFKGDGTIPWWVTSVSLFATLLSPISFLSLAGNSYADSWQLWVAQLGLFIAVPAAIFIFLPVYRNLNLDTAYEYLERRFDKNLRMLAGALFIIYQVGRMSIIMYLPSIALSAVTGIHAVAIIIFMGVIATIYSSFGGIKSVLWTDFIQGVVLIGGGIFALIVLIFSVDGGVSEIVQTGIADNKFFSNEVIFDPNLLNDSLFIIVLGAGLSTAFSYISSQDMVQRYLTTNDLKQMNKMTIGNGVLSLGTATLFFFIGTAMYVFYMQTMGGNIPSGNSDLIFANFIVSELPAGISGLLIAGLFAAGQSTLSTGLNSVATSWTLDIQKVFKPGMNDERSTRIARNVSTLVGILSIAFAIALVYSNISSAYEWFNGLMGLVLGIIGGTFTLGVLTKRANTKGAMAGFIATSLVAIYVSYFTDTTLWAYSLINLVCSLVFGYVFSLIFSGKSKAEDADLQLTLYDQTNEQDNKKIV; via the coding sequence ATGACAGGAACTTTCGCGGCGATAGACTATGTTATTTTAATTGCTTATCTATTATTTATACTGTATGTCGGTATGGCTGTAGCTAAGAAAGGGATGAAGGGGAAGGAGTTCTTTAAAGGGGATGGGACGATTCCGTGGTGGGTCACCTCAGTGAGTCTTTTTGCAACATTGCTCAGTCCTATTTCCTTCTTATCTCTTGCCGGTAACTCCTATGCAGATTCCTGGCAGCTTTGGGTTGCTCAGTTAGGTCTATTTATTGCAGTGCCGGCCGCTATTTTTATATTTCTTCCCGTTTATCGGAATTTGAATCTGGATACGGCCTATGAGTATTTGGAAAGACGATTTGACAAGAATCTTCGTATGCTGGCAGGTGCGCTCTTTATTATTTACCAGGTGGGCAGAATGTCGATCATCATGTATTTGCCATCGATCGCCTTATCTGCTGTAACAGGAATCCATGCCGTAGCTATCATTATTTTCATGGGTGTCATTGCAACCATCTATTCCTCTTTTGGCGGAATAAAATCAGTGCTTTGGACGGACTTCATTCAAGGAGTTGTCTTAATTGGCGGAGGAATTTTTGCCCTGATCGTTCTGATCTTCTCCGTTGATGGCGGGGTTTCGGAAATAGTTCAAACAGGGATCGCTGACAATAAATTCTTTAGTAACGAAGTCATCTTCGATCCTAATCTATTGAACGACAGCTTGTTTATCATCGTCTTAGGTGCTGGGTTGTCCACGGCCTTCTCCTATATTTCCAGTCAGGATATGGTGCAGCGTTATTTGACGACGAATGACTTGAAGCAAATGAATAAAATGACGATCGGTAATGGAGTGCTTTCCCTTGGTACAGCTACATTGTTCTTCTTTATCGGTACAGCCATGTATGTATTTTATATGCAAACCATGGGTGGAAATATCCCGAGTGGTAACTCGGATTTGATCTTTGCTAACTTTATCGTAAGTGAGCTGCCAGCGGGCATTTCCGGATTATTAATTGCCGGCTTATTTGCAGCAGGCCAATCTACGCTGTCCACTGGACTCAATAGTGTGGCAACGAGCTGGACGTTGGATATTCAAAAAGTGTTCAAACCTGGGATGAATGATGAAAGAAGTACCCGAATCGCGAGAAACGTCTCGACGCTCGTTGGGATTTTGTCGATTGCCTTTGCTATCGCTCTCGTCTATTCTAACATTAGCTCAGCCTACGAGTGGTTCAACGGTCTAATGGGATTAGTTCTAGGTATTATTGGAGGTACCTTTACACTCGGGGTTCTGACGAAAAGGGCCAATACGAAGGGGGCAATGGCAGGATTTATTGCTACATCGCTCGTCGCGATCTATGTGTCCTATTTTACGGATACAACACTATGGGCCTATTCCCTAATCAACTTAGTCTGTTCTCTAGTTTTCGGATATGTGTTTAGCTTAATCTTTAGTGGAAAAAGCAAAGCTGAGGATGCAG
- a CDS encoding N-acetylneuraminate lyase produces the protein MKGLYSALMCSFDEQGKVNEQGLREIVRHNIDVSKIDGLYVNGSTGENFLISKEQKKQIFDIVKDEAGDEVKLIAQIGALNIDEAIELAQFATSLGYDAISAVTPFYYKFEFEEIKDYYTTILEHVDNDLIIYSIPALTGVNMNLEQFGELFEHEQVIGVKFTAPDFFLLERIRHAFPDKLIYSGFDEMLLPASVLNVDGAIGSTFNVNGKRAKQIFELAQSGQIDEAREVQKVTNDLIAEILDNGLYQTIKEILIFKGVNAGLCRKPMKSLTDDGISKAKQIAEKYL, from the coding sequence ATGAAAGGATTATATTCAGCTCTCATGTGTTCGTTTGACGAACAAGGAAAGGTCAATGAACAGGGGTTAAGGGAGATCGTTAGACACAATATTGATGTTTCAAAGATTGACGGGTTGTATGTGAATGGGAGTACGGGGGAGAACTTCCTCATTTCCAAGGAACAGAAGAAGCAGATTTTTGACATTGTTAAAGATGAAGCTGGGGACGAAGTGAAGCTGATTGCACAGATCGGGGCATTAAATATCGATGAAGCCATTGAGCTTGCTCAGTTTGCGACATCGCTTGGATATGATGCGATATCCGCGGTGACGCCGTTCTATTACAAATTTGAATTTGAAGAAATCAAAGACTACTATACGACCATTTTAGAACATGTAGACAACGACTTAATCATTTATTCGATTCCTGCCTTAACAGGGGTAAATATGAACCTTGAACAGTTCGGTGAGCTATTTGAACATGAACAAGTGATCGGGGTGAAATTTACGGCTCCAGACTTCTTTTTGCTTGAACGAATCAGGCATGCCTTTCCTGACAAACTGATTTATTCAGGGTTTGATGAGATGCTTTTACCCGCAAGTGTCTTAAATGTGGATGGGGCCATTGGTAGTACCTTCAATGTCAATGGCAAGCGAGCGAAGCAGATTTTTGAATTAGCTCAAAGTGGCCAAATAGACGAAGCGAGAGAGGTACAAAAAGTGACCAATGACTTGATTGCTGAAATCCTCGACAATGGTCTCTACCAGACGATTAAAGAAATATTAATCTTTAAAGGAGTAAACGCTGGATTATGCAGGAAACCTATGAAATCGCTTACGGATGATGGTATATCGAAGGCTAAACAGATTGCCGAGAAATATCTGTAA
- a CDS encoding SulP family inorganic anion transporter, with translation MLYKLLPGTKQLIHYNPSYLSGDITAGTVVALLLIPQSMAYAMIAGVPIALGLYAAIFPLLIYALFGSSRYLSVGPVSIVSLLAFSSISSIAKPNSPLFLELIIFLGLIVGVIHLVMGLIRLGSLFDYVSPAVISGFTSAAAIIIALNQVKSILGVSLPSFHSLIGYISDIFHKLPKANAYTISLGLGSLLLLFVMKRKFPASVGPFFVIIVSIMIVYYFQLDRNGVEIVGEIPQGLPNFSISIPTLDTLQSLLPVAFMIACISFAESYAIAKALANKEKEHLDSNQELIGLGMGNITSAFVGSIPVAGAISRTAVNHQSGAKSNLSLIVTALLMLIALLYLTPLLYYLPNATLAAIIITAVSSLINFKQFTQYLEQSPLDFLTFLTTFLTTLTINIFIGLVTGIVLSLLLSVMKRIGWRS, from the coding sequence ATGTTGTACAAACTATTGCCAGGTACGAAGCAACTGATCCACTATAACCCTTCATATTTGTCAGGAGATATAACGGCAGGTACGGTCGTCGCATTATTATTAATCCCCCAGAGTATGGCTTATGCCATGATTGCAGGAGTGCCAATTGCTCTCGGTTTATATGCGGCCATTTTCCCTCTACTTATTTATGCGTTATTTGGGAGTTCAAGATATCTATCAGTCGGTCCAGTCTCTATTGTCTCGCTTTTAGCCTTTTCAAGTATTTCCAGTATTGCGAAACCAAATTCTCCTCTTTTTTTAGAGCTGATTATATTTCTTGGATTGATCGTCGGGGTGATTCACCTGGTTATGGGTCTCATTCGGCTTGGGTCCCTTTTTGATTATGTTTCACCTGCTGTGATTAGTGGGTTTACCTCCGCCGCTGCGATTATCATAGCCTTAAACCAGGTAAAGTCTATTCTAGGTGTTTCGCTGCCCTCTTTTCACAGTTTAATAGGGTATATTTCAGATATTTTCCATAAACTTCCGAAAGCGAACGCCTATACAATCAGTCTCGGGTTAGGGAGTCTACTTTTATTATTCGTAATGAAGCGAAAATTTCCTGCTTCCGTTGGTCCATTTTTCGTCATTATCGTGTCTATCATGATCGTGTATTACTTTCAGTTAGACAGAAACGGTGTGGAGATCGTTGGAGAAATCCCTCAAGGGTTACCGAATTTCTCGATCAGTATCCCCACACTAGATACGTTACAATCATTGTTGCCAGTAGCTTTTATGATTGCATGTATATCCTTTGCCGAATCCTATGCTATTGCAAAAGCATTAGCGAACAAGGAAAAGGAACATCTTGATTCAAATCAAGAGTTAATAGGCTTAGGAATGGGAAATATAACAAGTGCATTCGTTGGTTCTATCCCAGTAGCCGGGGCTATTTCAAGAACAGCTGTAAACCATCAATCCGGTGCAAAAAGCAACCTTTCGTTAATTGTTACAGCCCTTCTAATGCTCATCGCTTTACTTTACCTCACACCACTACTTTACTATTTACCAAACGCCACACTTGCAGCCATCATCATTACTGCTGTCTCAAGTTTAATCAACTTTAAGCAGTTCACCCAATATTTGGAACAATCACCCCTTGATTTCCTTACTTTTCTGACTACCTTCTTAACGACGTTAACCATTAATATATTTATAGGTTTGGTTACTGGAATAGTTCTTTCCTTGCTTCTTAGTGTGATGAAAAGAATTGGCTGGAGATCGTGA
- a CDS encoding sigma-54 interaction domain-containing protein, with translation MLSTDTWNEYQAILHSLKDDIIVTKLDGTITIASKAAGEIYGMEADHLVGRSVFDLEKDGVFTPLATPMVLRMKKRVTFIQTAADEKKLMVTALPVQGPDGEINRVVSYSHDITELKELKSYIADMEDEMKQVQNELDRVEQKRFHQEGIVSKSHKMQQIIQTAQQVADVDVNVLLLGESGVGKSSLAQFIHNRSSRKKGPFIEINAGAISEQLFEAELFGYVAGAFTGAKTGGSKGFAEMAQSGTLFIDEIGELSPQNQVKLLKLIHEKQFYRVGGRELITADFRLITATNRDLSESIAKNEFREDLYFRINVVPVNIPPLRDRPDDIPALIDHIMETVSDKYEKKKVLDGVVWQELLLNRWPGNVRELINVIERLVVTSTGEVITLDDLPHEYCNNTPVRFNKQLEETLPETLDRVEKQILLEAKQRHKSTVKIAEVLGISQPSAFRKLRKHGIK, from the coding sequence AGGCGGATCATTTAGTCGGGCGTTCGGTGTTTGATCTCGAGAAGGATGGGGTGTTTACTCCGCTTGCCACGCCGATGGTTTTACGAATGAAAAAGCGAGTCACCTTCATCCAAACGGCTGCAGATGAAAAGAAATTGATGGTTACGGCGCTGCCGGTTCAGGGGCCCGATGGAGAAATTAATCGTGTTGTGAGTTATTCTCATGACATTACCGAACTAAAGGAACTGAAGTCTTACATTGCCGATATGGAAGATGAAATGAAGCAGGTTCAAAACGAACTCGATCGTGTGGAACAAAAACGGTTTCACCAGGAGGGCATTGTTTCGAAAAGTCACAAGATGCAGCAGATCATTCAAACAGCCCAGCAGGTGGCGGATGTCGATGTGAATGTACTTCTGCTAGGCGAATCAGGTGTCGGGAAGTCTTCTCTGGCTCAATTTATTCATAACCGCAGTTCGCGCAAGAAAGGCCCTTTTATTGAAATTAACGCTGGGGCGATATCTGAACAACTGTTTGAGGCTGAATTGTTCGGATATGTGGCTGGTGCTTTTACAGGGGCCAAAACGGGCGGCAGTAAAGGGTTTGCGGAGATGGCTCAAAGTGGCACGCTTTTTATCGATGAAATCGGTGAACTCTCCCCGCAGAATCAGGTCAAGCTGTTAAAGCTGATTCATGAGAAGCAATTTTACCGGGTGGGAGGACGTGAGTTAATCACGGCTGATTTCCGCTTGATTACCGCCACGAATAGAGATCTTTCCGAATCGATTGCTAAAAATGAGTTTCGCGAGGATCTATATTTTCGCATTAATGTGGTTCCAGTCAATATCCCGCCGCTTCGTGACCGTCCTGACGATATTCCGGCTCTTATTGATCACATTATGGAGACGGTTTCCGACAAATACGAAAAAAAGAAAGTCCTCGACGGCGTGGTGTGGCAAGAGTTGCTGTTGAATCGCTGGCCGGGCAATGTCCGTGAGTTGATTAATGTTATTGAACGGCTTGTGGTCACTTCAACTGGGGAAGTCATTACCTTAGATGATTTGCCGCATGAATATTGTAACAACACGCCGGTTCGGTTTAATAAACAATTAGAGGAAACCTTACCTGAAACACTCGATCGAGTGGAGAAACAAATTTTATTGGAGGCGAAGCAGCGACATAAATCAACGGTGAAAATCGCTGAAGTTTTGGGGATTAGTCAACCTTCAGCATTTAGAAAATTACGAAAACACGGAATTAAATAA